One genomic window of Candidatus Latescibacter sp. includes the following:
- a CDS encoding DUF362 domain-containing protein yields MLNRREFLKTAALGALGLSLPVQALPSRKQTTGYFGLHPFIENHPEAVFIMPTAIDDKMNAKAKLEAGLSFGRSVFVPRDGSGIPISISIPVKLNLKTVDAGKYPLDQILGTVTDPFFCEGVFEGMKELGISPKQIHIRENDRGPKTFQIYGIVDMANRVGADFRTDFIGAIGSGINPGEHFNWIDVPNGRWFKKLPHLEPINTPGAWLLNISKFKAHGMGLTLCGKNLQGMIARPFTGLCSPADSDMKISPQYRHENAADALKKSYERHVADGVIPRWDRPGPQGGIWQEAWATRTLDSLSVTPCGLSVIEGIYGRDGDSGNNGPHLPQGAQDPGRLGGGGKYPSPTAWDFMSNVIIFGKNIFRTDIIGHWLGGHEPGNFGYFHLAVERGMSDALDPRRIPVYLWENGTATLVPIEQFKRTPLLTYYLTRDYKGGAEPLYHLANEPFDYSKVSGLKDTPRPRKPETFVLYQSRINPVNPCASIEYRLPNSGDVRLEIMNSRGNIVGVLAEGHRESGAHLAVWNTENAPAGNYTCRLRAEGATVTGKLVLQK; encoded by the coding sequence ATGCTCAACAGAAGAGAATTTCTGAAAACCGCAGCGCTCGGGGCTTTGGGACTCAGCCTGCCCGTACAGGCGCTGCCTTCACGAAAGCAGACCACCGGATATTTCGGACTGCACCCGTTCATCGAGAACCACCCGGAAGCGGTGTTCATCATGCCAACCGCAATCGACGATAAAATGAATGCGAAGGCCAAACTGGAAGCCGGTCTGTCATTCGGACGGAGCGTGTTCGTCCCCAGGGACGGGAGCGGTATTCCTATTTCCATTTCCATCCCGGTGAAATTAAATCTGAAAACGGTGGATGCGGGAAAATATCCTCTTGACCAGATCCTCGGCACAGTCACCGACCCATTCTTCTGCGAAGGTGTTTTCGAGGGAATGAAAGAACTGGGAATTTCCCCCAAACAGATTCACATCCGTGAGAACGACCGGGGGCCCAAAACATTTCAGATTTACGGGATTGTCGATATGGCCAACCGTGTCGGCGCAGATTTCCGCACCGATTTCATCGGCGCCATCGGCAGCGGGATAAATCCGGGAGAGCATTTCAACTGGATCGATGTCCCCAACGGCCGATGGTTCAAAAAGCTGCCGCATCTCGAACCGATCAACACTCCCGGCGCATGGCTTTTAAATATCTCCAAATTCAAGGCTCACGGCATGGGTCTCACCCTTTGCGGCAAGAACCTTCAGGGAATGATCGCCCGGCCTTTCACCGGACTCTGCTCCCCGGCGGACAGCGATATGAAGATTTCCCCTCAATACCGTCACGAGAACGCAGCGGATGCATTGAAAAAAAGCTACGAGAGACATGTGGCGGACGGCGTCATCCCGCGCTGGGACAGGCCCGGTCCGCAGGGAGGCATCTGGCAGGAAGCCTGGGCCACCCGTACTCTCGACAGCCTCTCGGTTACACCCTGCGGTCTCAGTGTCATCGAGGGTATCTACGGCCGTGACGGAGACTCCGGCAACAACGGGCCGCATCTGCCGCAAGGCGCCCAGGATCCCGGAAGACTCGGAGGGGGAGGCAAATACCCGTCGCCCACAGCCTGGGATTTCATGAGCAATGTCATCATATTCGGCAAGAACATTTTCCGGACCGACATCATCGGGCATTGGCTCGGCGGTCATGAGCCGGGGAATTTCGGATACTTCCACCTCGCCGTGGAGCGGGGGATGTCCGATGCACTCGATCCCCGCAGGATTCCGGTCTACCTCTGGGAAAACGGGACCGCGACCCTCGTTCCCATCGAACAGTTCAAACGGACGCCGCTCCTCACCTACTATCTGACGAGGGATTACAAAGGAGGCGCCGAGCCGCTCTACCACCTGGCAAACGAGCCGTTCGATTACTCTAAAGTGAGCGGGCTGAAAGACACTCCCCGCCCCCGTAAACCGGAAACTTTCGTGCTCTACCAGAGCCGGATCAATCCTGTCAATCCCTGCGCCTCGATCGAGTACCGGCTCCCGAACAGCGGGGATGTTCGGCTTGAGATCATGAACAGCCGCGGGAATATAGTCGGCGTGTTGGCCGAAGGACACCGCGAGAGCGGCGCTCACCTGGCGGTTTGGAATACCGAAAATGCTCCGGCCGGCAATTACACCTGCCGTCTCCGGGCCGAGGGCGCCACAGTTACCGGGAAGCTGGTTCTTCAGAAATAA